From the genome of Bacteroidia bacterium:
TAATTTCGCCTTACGCGCCACACGTTGCCGAAGAAATCTGGAATTTGCTCGGACATGCTGAAAGTATTTCGTATGCAACTTTTCCAGAATTTGACGAGAAATATTTAACCGAAACATCTTTCAATTATCCTGTTTCGGTAAACGGGAAAACACGTTTTTTCACCGAATTAGAATTGTCGCTAAGCAAGGAAGACATTGAGAAAGAAGTGATGGCGATGGAACAAACACAAAAATATTTGGAAGGAAAATCCCCAAAAAAAATAATTATAGTGCCCAATAAAATTGTCAATATTGTTATCTGAAAAAATAATTTTTTAACCAGAAAAAAATGGAATTAAAACCAGAATTAATTGATCGCATCAAGCGCTTGGATGAAAAATATCAAGCGATGGGACAAGATTTAACTTCGTACTTGGATGGCTTGCTGTACGCCGATTACCTCACGTATTGGGATTACATTCATTTGGATACTTTGTTGAGTTTACAAAATCCAAAAACAAGTATTCCGGATGAAAAAATATTTATCATGTACCATCAAATTACAGAATTGTATTTGAAATTGTGCATGCATGAATACGCGCAAATTGGCAATAAAGAAAACATGACAGCCGATTTTTTCTTGGCACGCGTAAACCGAATTGTACGCTATTACGAAGCATTAACAACTTCGTTTGATGTGATGGTGGACGGTATGGAGCAAGAACAATTTTTAAAATTCAGAATGTCCCTATTGCCTGCAAGTGGCTTCCAATCGGGGCAATTCCGAATGGTGGAAATTTGTTCTTGCGATTTTTTGCAACTTATTCCAGCAGATAAACGCGAAAAATATTCTGGTTACACTACCGATTCGATGATTGAAGAATTGTACAAACATTTGTATTGGAGATCCGGCGCAACAGAGTTGGCAACAGGTAAAAGGACACTTACGTTGGAACAATTTGAAAAAAAATATGCGCAAGAATTTATTGCACTTGCCCAAGAATACAAAACAAAAAATGTTTGGGCGAAATACAAATCATTGCCTGAAGCCGATCAAAAAAACGAAAAAATAATTCTCGCACTTCGTAAGTTGGACGTGAGTTTGAATGTGAATTGGCGATTGGTGCATTATAAATCTGCGGTGCGTTATTTGCAAAAAAATCCAGTGGACATTGCCGCAACTGGTGGAACAAATTGGCAAAAATATTTACCTCCACGTTTCCAAAAAATATTTTTCTTCCCCGAATTATGGACCAAAGAAGAAATGGAACATTGGGGCAAAAGCTGGGTAGAATCAGTCGTTTTCGAGAAAAAATAATTTTCGAATAAAAAAATGTTTAAACCGTACACTCGTGCAGTTATTTTGGTATTTCTGTTTGTGTATACGCTTGTGTTTTTTCGTGTCGCAAATATTGATTTATACAAGAGTATTTCAGGACGCGATTTTATTCATGGCGATGGTTTCAGCGATAAAGACACGCATTCCGCAGCACTTTATTTTTACGATTATGGATTTCGGAAAACATCTTTTTTACCCGTCCAAAATTACAAAGGTGATGGTGTAATTACCGACAGCACAAAAGTATATACACATTATCCCGCTTTACCAGCCATCATCGCGGGCATCACTATGAAAATCACACATTCCAAGTCTGAAATTTATTTGCGAATTCCACCATTACTCATTTCTTTCTTTTGGTTTTTTCTGATTTTTAAATTACTAATTGATTTTTTGCCGGATAAGAAGTGGGCGATCATCGCTGGTATTATTTTAGTGCTTTCCAATTATTACATCGCTTGGATCGATAGCTTTCACAAGCATTGTTACGAAGAATTTTTGAAATGGCTTTTTGTATATCTCATCTATTTGTACCACGAGCGAAAGCAAAAAAAGACTTTTTTACTCGTCGTACTCGCGCTCATTTTTATCATTATTGCAAATGTTTCCTACGAACCTATATTATTTCTGGGCTTTGTTACCATTGGTTTTTCTCACATCTATAAAAAAACTTTTTTCGGAAAAGAAGTTTTTATCCTTGGTTTTGCTGCTATTATTGGTTTCGGAATTCATTTTTTACAATGCTATTTTTATTTTCATTCCTTACCGGAAACGCTAAGTGATTTAAAAGGTGCTTTCCTGAATCGTACTATTGGCGGAGGAAACGAGCAAACACACGAATTGCATCACGCCATTCATTTTTTCGATTTAATAAAATTAATTAGCTTCGATTGGTTCAATCGCATCGAGCGCTTTTTTCTGATTCCAGGATGGGCGTTTTTAGTATTGTGTATACTCGGATTTCGAAAAGCGAAAAAAGGAAATTCAAAACTGTTCCTAATTCTCATTACCTTGCTAATCGCGTCTTTGAGTTGGTCCGTTTTTATGACGCAACATTCCTTAGTACATATTTTTATTACCAAACAGATTGGTGTTTTTTACGCGCTGATGCTGGGTTATAGTTTGCCCATTTATTTTGAAAATTTGAAAAAAAGTTTTTCGTCCAGCGGAAAAATACCTCTTCGATTATTTCATATCGGATTTTTGAGCTATATTTTTGTAATGGCAGCCTCTCAGCAAATCTTTGATTTATACATCCGCTATGGTTTCGCCTATCCTTATTTCGGAAAATAGAATCGAATTTTAGGTTTGAAAAATTAATTTTTCGAAGCCTTTTTTTTATCACAAAAATTCGTCTCTCAAAAAAATAATTTTTCAAACAGCAAATTCGTAAATTTGTAAAAAAATATTTTTTACATTGACATCTTCCGAAGCTTTTTATTGCAATAGTTTAGACTATTATTCACGTTACAAAACGCGCGTAGTAAACATTGGCGATGTGCCGCTTGGTGGCGAAAATCCCATTCGTGTGCAATCCATGACCACTACCGACACGATGAATACGCTCGCAACGGTGGAACAATCCATTCGCATGATTGAGGCTGGTTGCGAATATGTGCGCATCACTGCGCCAAGTATGAACGAAGCAAAAAATCTCGAAAATATAAAAAAGGAATTACGTAAACGCGGATATAAAACTCCGTTAATTGCAGATATTCATTTTACGCCAAACGCTGCAGAGCTTGCTGCGCGTATTGTGGAGAAGGTTCGCGTAAATCCCGGAAATTATGCCGACAAGAAAAAATTTGAACAAATTGATTATTCTGATTCTACGTATGAAGCAGAATTAGAGCGCATTCGCGAACGTTTTACGCCACTCGTAAAAATCTGTAAAGAATACGGAACAGCGATGAGAATCGGCACCAATCATGGTTCTTTGAGCGATCGCATTATGAGTCGTTACGGAGATACGCCACTCGGAATGGTGGAATCGGCACTCGAATTTTTGCGCATCTGCGAAGAAAATAATTATTCTCAAATTATTCTTTCGATGAAGGCGAGCAACACGCACGTAATGGTGCAAGCTTACCGATTGCTTGTAAAAAAAATGAACGAAACAGGTAGAAATTATCCATTGCATTTAGGTGTTACCGAAGCCGGAGAAGGCGAAGATGGACGTATTAAATCGGCTGTCGGCATTGGCACTTTGTTGGCAGATGGCTTGGGCGATACCATTCGTGTTTCCTTAACGGAAGAACCGGAATTTGAAATTCCGGTAGCAAAAATTTTAGTCAAAAAATACAATCAACTTTCATCTGAAAAAAGTAATTCCAGTCCAATTGATTTAGCGAAATTACCTTATTCCCCTTACGATTACAAACGCAGAGAAACCAATCTCGTAGCGAATATTGGCGCACAAAATGTACCACGGGTAATCGCTGATTTCAGTAAAAGGAAAAATATTATTCCCGCGAATTTTTTTGCTGTTGGATATAATTATTCGGTGCCGCTCGACAAATGGAATTTGAGCGATCAAGCCTGTGATTATATTTATTTAGGCGATACAGAAATTAATTTTCAAATTCCCGGGACACTTGGATTAATCTACAATTACGACACCTGGAAAAAACTGAAAAATAAAAAAAGTGCATATCCTTTATTCGATTCGAAAAATTATTTTTTAGAAGGAGAAAAATCTTCGGAAATAAATTTTCTGAAACTGAATTCTTCCGATAAATTATCAAAATTAGATGAAAAAACTGTTTTGATTTTTGAAGCCGAAAGTTTCATGGAACAACGAAAAATGTTCATTGATTTAACGAGCGCTGAAAAAATATTTTTTCAAACGGTCCCTGTCATTATCAAAAAAAATTATCAAAATACAACAGAAGAAGAATTTCAATTAAACGCTTCTTCTGATTCAGGAGCCTTGTTATTAGATGGTTTTGGCGATGGCATTTGGCTGAGCGCAGATGAAAATATCCCTCAAAAATTAATCAATGCAACTGCTTTCGGAATTCTTCAAGCAACGCGTACGCGCATTTCTAAAACAGAATATATTTCTTGTCCTTCTTGCGGACGAACGCTTTTCGATTTGCAAGAAACTACGGCTAAAATTCGTTCACGAACCGATCATTTAAAAGGTGTAAAAATCGGAATTATGGGCTGTATCGTAAACGGTCCAGGCGAAATGGCTGATGCCGATTATGGATATGTGGGAACGGGTGTCGGAAAAATTACACTTTACAAAGGCAAAGAAGTAGTTCAACGCAGCATTGCATCCGAAAAAGCTGTGGATGCACTTATTGATCTCATCAAAGAACACGGCGATTGGGTGGAGAAAATAGACCTAAAATAATCCATTTTAAAAAATAATATCT
Proteins encoded in this window:
- a CDS encoding tryptophan 2,3-dioxygenase family protein, with protein sequence MELKPELIDRIKRLDEKYQAMGQDLTSYLDGLLYADYLTYWDYIHLDTLLSLQNPKTSIPDEKIFIMYHQITELYLKLCMHEYAQIGNKENMTADFFLARVNRIVRYYEALTTSFDVMVDGMEQEQFLKFRMSLLPASGFQSGQFRMVEICSCDFLQLIPADKREKYSGYTTDSMIEELYKHLYWRSGATELATGKRTLTLEQFEKKYAQEFIALAQEYKTKNVWAKYKSLPEADQKNEKIILALRKLDVSLNVNWRLVHYKSAVRYLQKNPVDIAATGGTNWQKYLPPRFQKIFFFPELWTKEEMEHWGKSWVESVVFEKK
- the ispG gene encoding (E)-4-hydroxy-3-methylbut-2-enyl-diphosphate synthase: MTSSEAFYCNSLDYYSRYKTRVVNIGDVPLGGENPIRVQSMTTTDTMNTLATVEQSIRMIEAGCEYVRITAPSMNEAKNLENIKKELRKRGYKTPLIADIHFTPNAAELAARIVEKVRVNPGNYADKKKFEQIDYSDSTYEAELERIRERFTPLVKICKEYGTAMRIGTNHGSLSDRIMSRYGDTPLGMVESALEFLRICEENNYSQIILSMKASNTHVMVQAYRLLVKKMNETGRNYPLHLGVTEAGEGEDGRIKSAVGIGTLLADGLGDTIRVSLTEEPEFEIPVAKILVKKYNQLSSEKSNSSPIDLAKLPYSPYDYKRRETNLVANIGAQNVPRVIADFSKRKNIIPANFFAVGYNYSVPLDKWNLSDQACDYIYLGDTEINFQIPGTLGLIYNYDTWKKLKNKKSAYPLFDSKNYFLEGEKSSEINFLKLNSSDKLSKLDEKTVLIFEAESFMEQRKMFIDLTSAEKIFFQTVPVIIKKNYQNTTEEEFQLNASSDSGALLLDGFGDGIWLSADENIPQKLINATAFGILQATRTRISKTEYISCPSCGRTLFDLQETTAKIRSRTDHLKGVKIGIMGCIVNGPGEMADADYGYVGTGVGKITLYKGKEVVQRSIASEKAVDALIDLIKEHGDWVEKIDLK